From Neorickettsia helminthoeca str. Oregon:
TGCACCATTAAAGCCTTGCACACCAACGGCATCTATTTACTTGATTAAAACGGTGCTAGGCAACGATCTGAAGGGATTAGATGCGGTAGTGATAGGAAGATCCAATATTGTTGGGAAGCCGATGGCGACTCTGCTTTTACATGAGGACTGTACAGTTACCATCACGCACTCCAAGACGAAGGATATCCAGGAAAAAACTATGCACGCGGATATTGTAGTAGCAGCTGTTGGAATACCACGTTTTGTAAAAGGAAATTTTATAAAGTCCGGAGCAACCGTGATAGATGTGGGCATCAACAAAGTCGATGCCGAAGTCGTAGGAGATGTAGATTTTCAAGAAGTCTCCGGGAAGGCTGGTTTTATTACTCCAGTCCCTAAGGGTGTCGGTCCAATGACGATAGCATTTCTCATGCTAAACACTGTAGTCGCTGCGTGTATGCAGAATGCGATAGACTACGAAAGAATAGTCAAATTAGACTTTTAGTATTCTCTAAAAGGTTAAGGAGATCCTGAAACTGAGACACCAGCGCTGCGCACCAGGAGATTGTTTGCATAACAAAACTGATGTCTAAGATAAAAAATCATCATAGACTCCGTTCAAGAGAATAAGAAGCAGTAATAATATTAAAATCTTTACTAAATTGTGGTTAGTATGTTATTAATTAGCAGTAAATTCTGAGAAAAAATGCAGACCCCAAAAGAAACCACTCCAACTAAAAATGACTCTAAGAAGCGTACTGCTCCCAGCACACCTTCACCTGCCACTTCCAGTTACGAAGAACAGAGTACATCAAGTGGAAGTAGCACAGTGCTAGCACCTGGAGAAGCACCTAGCACTGCGCTTACACATTGGAAGAAACTCATGGCACAGAGAGCTGTAGATCAAGCTGAACAGCCTATTCAAGGTACAAGCAGTTCTTCTGCACCAGGTCCTAGTACTGCTGACCTATCAACATCAAGTAGAAGTACCACAGTGCTAGCACCAAAAAGACGGAAACTAACACCGGAAGAAAAAAGGGAGAGAAACAGGGAGAGAAACCGTAAATGCAGCGCTAAATACTACTCTGCACACCGTGACGAGATCCTGCAAAGGCGGCGTGAATCCCGAGCTCGAGATCCTGAAAGGTTCTGTGAATACGGGGCTAAATACCGGGCTGCACACCGTGACGAGATCATGCAAAGGCAGCGTGAATCCCGAGCTCGAGATCCTAAAAGGTTCCGTGAATACGAGGCTAAATACCGGGCTGCACACCGTGACGAGATCATACAAAGGCAGCGTGAATCCCGAGCTCGAGATCCTGAAAAGTTCTGTGAATACGGGGCTAAATACCGGGCTGCACACCGTGACGAGATCATACAAAGGCAGCGTGAATCCCGAGCTCGAGATCCTGAAAAGTTCCGTGAATATGAAGCTAAATACCGGGCTGCACACCGTGACGAGATCATACAAAGGCAGCGTGAACAACGTGCTAAAAAGAAAGCTGAACAGCCTATTCAAGGTACAAGCAGTTCTTCTGCACCAGGTCCTAGTACTGCTGACCTATCAACATCAAGTGGAAGTACCACAGTGCTAGCACCAAAAAGACGGAAACTAACACCGGAAGAACAAAGGGAGAGAAACCGTATAAGTCAGGCTAAATACCGGGCTGCACACCATGACGAGATCATGCAAAGGCAGCGTGAATCCCGAGCTCGAGATCCTGAAAAGTTCCGTGAATACAGGGCTAAATACTACTCTGCGCACCACGACGAGATCATACAAAGGCTGCGTGAACAACGTGCTAAAAAGAAAGCTGAACAGCCTATTCAAGGTACAAGCAGTTCTTCTGCACCAGGTCCTAGCGGTAGTCCAAGCAGTAGATTATCCGATGCCAGCACTCAAGGTCAGCAACAAAGACAAACGCGCTAGAAATACATCAGAACACACTGGATATCTAAAAGGTTAAGGAGATCCTGAAACTGAGACACCAGCGCTGCGCACCAGGAGATTGTTTGCATAACAAAACTGATGTCTACTTTATTCAGTTTTATAGAATTTCACAGCAAGACCGGATGGGGTGGGATTCGAACCCACGGTACGCTTGAACGCACGGCAGTTTTCAAGACTGCTGCCTTAAACCGCTCGGCCACCCATCCACCGAAGAAGTTAGCATAAAGCAGATTATCTTGCAATCTACGCAGATAAAATCATCATAGACTCCGTTCAAGAGAATAAGAAGCAGTAATAATATTAAAATCTTTACTAAATTGTGGTTAGTATGTTATTAATTAGCAGTAAATTCTGAGAAAAAATGCAGACCCCAAAAGAAACCACTCCAACTAAAAATGACTCTAAGAAGCGTACTGCTCCCAGCACACCTTCACCTGCCACTTCCAGTTACGAAGAACAGAGTACATCAAGTGGAAGTAGCACAGTGCTAGCACCAAAAAGACGGAAACTAACACCGGAAGAAAAAAGGGAGAGAAACCGTATAAGTCAGGCTAAATACTACTCTGCACACCGTGACGAGATCATGCAAAGGCAGCGTGAATCCCGAGCTCGAGATCCTGAAAAGTTCCGTGAATACAAGGCTAAACACTACTCTGCACACCGTGACGAGATCCTGCAAAGGCGGCGTGAATCCCGAGCTCGAGATCCTGAAAAGTTCCGTGAATACAAGGTTAAATACCGGGCTGCACACCGTGACGAGATCATACAAAGGCAGCGTGAATCCCGAGCTCGAGATCCTGAAAGGTTCCGTGGATACAGGACTAAATACTACTCTGCACACCGTGACGAGATCATACAAAGGCAGCGTGAACAACGTGCTAAAAAGAAAGCTGAACAGCCTATTCAAGGTACAAGCAGTTCTTCTGCACCAGGTCCTAGTACTGCTGACCTATCAACATCAAGTGGAAGTAGCACAGTGCTAGCACCAAAAAGACGGAAACTAACACCGGAAGAACAAAGGGAGAGAAACCGTAAATGCAGCGCTAAATACTACTCTGCACACCGTGACGAGATCCTGCAAAGGCGGCGTGAATCCCGAGCTCGAGATCCTGAAAAGTTCCGTGGATACGGGGCTAAATACTACTCTGCACACCACGACGAGATCATACAAAAGCAGCGTGAATCCCGAGCTCGAGATCCTAAAAGGTTCCGTGAATACGAAGCTAAATACCGGGCTGCACACCACGACGAGATCCTGCAAAGGCAGCGTGAACAACGTGCTAAAAAGAAAGCTGAACAGCCTATTCAAGGTACAAGCAGTTCTTCTGCACCAGGTCCTAGTACTGCTGACCTATCAACATCAAGTGGAAGTACCACAGTGCTAGCACCTGGAGAAGCACCTAGCACTGCGCTTACACATTGGAAGAAACTCATGGCACAGAGAGCTGTAGATCAAGCTGAACAGCCTATTCAAGGTACAAGCAGTTCTTCTGCACCAGGTCCTAGCGGTAGTCCAAGCAGTAGATTATCCGATGCCAGCACTCAAGGTCAGCAACAAAGACAAACGCGCTAGAAATACATCAGAACACACTGGATATCTAAAAGGTTAAGGAGATCCTGAAACTGAGACACCAGCGCTGCGCACCAGGAGATTGTTTGCATAACAAAACTGATGTCTAAGATAAAAAATCATCATAGACTCCGTTCAAGAGAATAAGAAGCAGTAATAATATTAAAATCTTTACTAAATTGTGGTTAGTATGTTATTAATTAGCAGTAAATTCTGAGAAAAAATGCAGACCCCAAAAGAAACCACTCCAACTAAAAATGACTCTAAGAAGCGTACTGCTCCCAGCACACCTTCACCTGCCACTTCCAGTTACGAAGAACAGAGTACATCAAGTGGAAGTAGCACAGTGCTAGCACCAAAAAGACGGAAACTAACACCGGAAGAACAAAGGGAGAGAAACCGTATAAGTCAGGCTAAATACTACTCTGCACACCGTGACGAGATCATACAAAGGCAGCGTGAACAACGTGCTAAAAAGAAAGCTGAACAGCCTATTCAAGGTACAAGCAGTTCTTCTGCACCAGGTCCTAGTACTGCTGACCTATCAACATCAAGTGGAAGTACCACAGTGCTAGCACCAAAAAGACGGAAACTAACACCGGAAGAAAAAAGGGAGAGAAACCGTATAAGTCAGGCTAAATACTACTCTGCACACCGTGACGAGATCATACAAAGGCAGCGTGAACAACGTGCTAAAAAGAAAGCTGAACAGCCTATTCAAGGTACAAGCAGTTCTTCTGCACCAGGTCCTAGTACTGCTGACCTATCAACATCAAGTGGAAGTACCACAGTGCTAGCACCAAAAAGACGGAAACTAACACCGGAAGAAAAAAGGGAGAGAAACCGTATAAGTCAGGCTAAATACCGGGCTGCACACCATGACGAGATCATGCAAAGGCAGCGTGAATCCCGAGCTCGAGATCCTGAAAAGTTCCGTGAATACAGGGCTAAATACTACTCTGCGCACCACGACGAGATCATACAAAGGCTGCGTGAACAACGTGCTAAAAAGAAAGCTGAACAGCCTATTCAAGGTACAAGCAGTTCTTCTGCACCAGGTCCTAGTACTGCTGACCTATCAACATCAAGTGGAAGTACCACAGTGCTAGCACCAAAAAGACGGAAACTAACACCGGAAGAACAAAGGGAGAGAAACAGGGAGAGAAACCGTATCAGTCAGGCTAAATACTACTCTGCACACCGTGACGAGATCATGCAAAAGCAGCGTGAATCCCGAGCTCGAGATCCTGAAAGGTTCCGTGAATACAAGGCTAAACACTACTCTGCACACCGTGACGAGATCCTGCAAAGGCGGCGTGAATCCCGAGCTCGAGATCCTGAAAAGTTCCGTGAATACAAGGCTAAATACCGGGCTGCACACCGTGACGAGATCCTGCAAAGGCGGCGTGAATCCCGAGCTCGAGATCCTGAAAGGTTCCGTGAATACAAGGCTAAATACTACTCTGCACACCGTGACGAGATCATACAAAGGCAGCGTGAACAACGTGCTAAAAAGAAAGCTGAACAGCCTATTCAAGGTACAAGCAGTTCTTCTGCACCAGGTCCTAGTACTGCTGACCTATCAACATCAAGTAGAGACACTACTACTGAACAATCTGGTCAAACTACTAGCGGCTCTCCTACAGCAGGCCCTAGCGGTAGCTCTAACCTTGCGGCTCCTAGTACACCTTCTCCTGATACATCTAATAAAGATCCAGGAGGTCAGGAGTCGGATGTAGAGCTAGCTCAGTGTTTCGGCTTCTCTCTAGCTCTACTGAGTCAAGAAATGGGCTGCAATCCGGATAGCGCATTGCAATGGGTGAATGATGCCTACACCTTAGTAATGACCGACCCAAACTGTCAGGATGAATGTAAAAATCTAGGGGCAGATATATCAGGTGGAGACACTACTCCTGAACAACCTATTCAAGGTACAAGCAGTTCTTCTGCACCAGGTCCTAGCGGTAGTCCAAGCAGTAGATTATCCGATGCCAGCACTCAAGGTCAGCAACAAAGACAAACGCGCTAGAAATACATCAGAGCGCAGAGCAAATGGATCCCAGAAGATAAAGCGCAAAAATGCTTTCCAGACCACCATTTGACTCACTCACTGGTGAACGGCGAGAAACAATATAAACACATGAGAGAAAAAGCTAGTACCAATCCAGGAACTGTAGCGCTAATTATTCACGGGCAAATACATGGACATCATTTCGTTATTAAAGCGATCATAGCTAGTAATCTTGACGCGGTCGTCGAGGAAATCAATTATTGCAAATCCATATTTCAATTGTGACTCCCTGGAATGTGGGGCCATCCCATAAGAAAGCAGCGCACCTCCATTACCCGAAATAAGCTGAACCCTACCATTGAATTTCAGGAATTGTGCAACATGTATGTGTCCAGAAATGAATAACTCGATCTCCTTTTTGAGCTTTTTAGCAAACTCAATATATCCAACAGGGATATGAGCCTTATTCCTGAATATAATTGGCTTATGAGTTAAGATCCAGGTTCTTTTCGTATCAGTTGTCGCATTTATTTCCTCAAGATCAGTGAGCAAGTTTTTCTCGTATGTTGAATCTATTACTGCAAGTCTCCTTCCATTAATATCAATGGCATATGGCTGCTCATGATCTTGGCACTCTTTGTTTTCTCTACCCAAAAGAGCAAACCACCCATTACCATTGCGGCGACAGTCTTCATGGTTGCCCCTGACCAAGAGTAGTGGAATATTGGAATCTAATAATCTAGCAGCCGGTAAGAAAAAATCCGCCGTCCAAGTATCCCAATTATCCTGATAGCCCTTTTCCCTGTATATGTAGTCTCCAACATGTATCACCATATCCGGTGAATGCCCAACTACGAGGCCTACTATCTCCTGGAAGAACCAGTTCTTTTCGCAATCCTGTGAGATAAAACTTTTTACTCGGCATCCTGTATCACCAATGATAGCGATCCTCTTTACAGCATTCGTATCAATCGTTGGACTGATCTCCTTACCATCAAAAATAACGGAGTGCGGTAAACGACTAAGATCTAACTCAAAAAAACAGCTTTTAGGAAAAGCATCACTTCTCTGGCTGTACTCATTCATCTGTTGCTCTTCACCGTCTATGCTGATATTCGGACAATGACTCAATTTCTCTCCGACAAGGCGGAACCATAATCGATTTCCACCCATGAGCTGGAACCAATGGAATTCGTAAGCAAATCCGGAACTATAGAATAAAATGAAAAGAATAAGTAAATATTTTTCCGTAACAGCTATGGCATTCATTTAGGCATTTGAATGATGTGAAAAGGCGCTCTATAGAAGAATTAATGCGTACGCATCGTTTACTCTTTCATGGTTTCCGATTGTCTGTATTTCATTTTCGAAAACACCAAAGAACTTTACAATTCTGCACAAAAATCCAGGAGAAGCAAACCAGATACCGATAAATTTTATAACTGAATTAAATGGACTGCATATCTAAGGTATGCTTTAATTCACTCTGATACTCTCGCTGTAAAATGAGGCTGGTACTTTTTGTTGTAATTTTGCTTACGGTTTCGAGTGCGCACGCGACGCTTAAAATCGATATCAACAGAGGGAATGCATCAAAAATAAAGCTGATACTTGTGCAATGCACACAGGAAGATCATAACAAGGGCAGTATCATCGCTAATATTGTGGCCGCTGATTTGGCATCGACTGGCTTCTTGGATGTACAGCCGAACACAGAAATCAAATGCAATGCTAATGCCTCAATCAGTAACTTTGGAACATTGAGGGATACAGACAATCTCATTCTAAGTCTAGCTGTTTCCTTATCGGAAGATGGTAAGTTAACAGTGAAGTATCGCGCTATAGACACATCTATCAGAAAACAAATACTCGGTAAGCTTCTGGAATCCAATGCACAAAACCATCGAAAAGTCGCACACTCTATAGCCGATAGTATATATACCAAACTTACGGGGGACGTTGGATACTTCAACACAAGCATAGCCCACACTTCTGAGATAGACGGGAAAAAGAGACTAGCAATCATGGATCAGGATGGAGCTAATTTGAGATTCATCACTGATGGTAGATTTCTCGTGCTTACCCCTCGTTTTTCGCCGGACGGAAGTAAGATTGTTTACATGTCTTACTCCAAGCTTCAGGGTAAGGTTTTCATAAAAGACTTGGAAAAACGAAAAGATACTATGGTCGGAAATTTCAAAGGAGTTGTCTCTGCGCCGAGGTTCTCTCCTGATGGGAAATCAGTAATATTGGCAACTTCCAATGGGGCAAACACTGATATACATAGGGTATATCTGCATAACAACGTCCAGAAAAAGTTAACTGTGCACTCAGCTATTAATACTTCCCCTTCCTACTCACCCGATCAAACAAGAATTGTCTTCACATCTGACAGGAGTGGATCGCCGCAGTTGTACACGATGAATGCAAACGGAGCTTCACAGAAACGCATCAGTTTTGGTGGTGGAAGTTATACTGCACCAGTTTGGTCTCCTAGGGGGGATTTGATAGCTTTCACTACGGTCCGTAATAGACAGTTCTACATAGGAGTAATGAAACCCGACGGCTCCGGAGAAAGAATATTAGCTACAGGTCACTTGGTTGAAGGTCCTACATGGGCTCCTAATGGACGCCTCATTGCGTTCACTAGAGAAGAGCGATCCGTAAATGGGAAGCGATCAATTTCTAAGATTTATTCCATAGACATCACGGGGAAAAATGAACGTCTCTTACCTACAAAACACAATGCTTCGGACCCTTCCTGGTCAGATGAAATAGAATATTGAGGACACTCAATGAGGTATAACTGGTTACGATGCAATAAGAAAATATTCATTCGGGGCCCCACAGATGGGGGGCTCTCTGATTAGTCTCCTGTACCTGGCATGATCGCTAAAGATCGCACAAGTATTCAGTCAAGCTGTGAAATTATCTTACTACGCAGATTGTCGCACAATTTAAGATGTGCTACCATTACGGCGTGCTGTTTTGCATTGTTTCGCGCGGAAGTAGTTCAGTTGGTAGAATGCAACCTTGCCAAGGTTGAGGTCGAGGGTTCGAGTCCCTTTTTCCGCTCCGCTCCTTCTCTGATATGTCTAAATATAGCGCTGTTTTCAATCAGGCTCTTGACACAATAAAAAAGGAAAAACGTTATCGTGAATTCGTGAACCTTGCAAGAATCTCAGGTGAGTTTCCCTATGCCATAAACGAAGAAACTAATGAGAGGATCGTGCTGTGGTGTAGCAATGATTATCTCGGTATGGGACAGAATTTCACTGTCTGCGATTCCATGAAGGAGACTATTGATAGGATGGGTGCTGGAGCAGGCGGCACTAGGAATATCTCCGGCAATAATAAGGAAGTCGTCCTCTTGGAGCAGGAAATAGCAAAGCTCCATCATAAGGAGGCTGCACTTTCTTTTGTTTGTGGATACGTAGCTAATCTTGCATCCATATCGACCCTCACTTCGCTGATGGAGGACTGCATTGCATTTTCGGATCAATACAACCACTCATCGATAATAGAGGGAATCAAAAGTAGTCGCTGCGAAAAGCGAATCTTTCACCACAATGATCTCAAACACCTGGAGGAGCTATTATCACAAGCACCACAACATACGTACAAAATAATAATCTTTGAATCGGTGTATTCAATGGATGGCGACATTGCACCGATTGAGGGAATCTGTGACTTAGCAGAGAAGTATGGCGCACTCACATATATCGATGAGGTACACGCCGTAGGTATGTATGGTAAACACGGAGCCGGAATCAGCGAAGAGCTGGGCTTGACAGATAGAATCGATATAATACAAGGGACACTGGCAAAAGCCTATGGAGTGATCGGTGGATACGTTGCAGCTAAAGCTAATATCATCGATGTCATTAGAAGTCATGCATCGGGCTTTATTTTCACTACTGCGCTTCCTCCAGTTATCGCTGCGGCTGGCAGGTCAAGCATCAGACATCTTTACAACAGCGACATTGAAAGAAAGAAACAGCGTGAAAACGTAGGAAAACTCAAAATACTTCTTAAACAGAATAATATTAAATTTCTCGAGAGTCCTACGCATATTGTTCCAATCATTATCGGGAATCCAGAGCAGTGTAAGCTCGCCTCCAAAAGGCTGCTTGAAGAATTCAAGATCTTTATACAGTACATAAACTACCCCACTGTACCACGCGGCACTGAGCGCTTGAGAATCACACCGACCCCACAGCACACAGACAAAATGATGGAGGAGTTAGTGTTAGCACTCAAGGAAGTACTAAATAGAACAATACATTAAGAAAAAAGGATCGAAGAAGCAGGGCCACAGAAAGTTTTTGATGCGAGCTAGGGCACGGGCCCAGGCCGGAAAGAAGTCAACCGCTCAGGAGCGCATCTAGATCCAAAGTATCCACCTGAACTCAGACTACTGAGTGGCACGCATTCTTTGCTTCCTTATTTTACGCTTGATCTCAACAGCTCTTCTATGCCTTTTTTCTGAGGGCTTTTCAAATACACGTTTCCTTCCTGGCGTGACACCTTCCCTGGACAAATGCTGCTTCAATCTGCGAAGTGCTTGTTCAACATCCCCATGGTGAACCATAAAAACTTGCCCCAATTTTTCTCTCCTTTTTTCAGAATACCAGTGCAAATCCTATCACACAGAGACTAAAAAAGAAATTATCCACAAGAACCTAACTGTCCGCGTCCTCAGTCATAGATCTCATATTTTCAGGTGGATAATAACGCTCATCATGCTTGATAAGAATTTGTTTCGCGTACATTATGTGATCTTTCAATTTACCAACAACCACGACATCTATGCCTTCGCGCATCAGTGCTGGCGAAAGACCTACATATATCACTTTAAGATCAGCGCTATCGTCTGAGATGATAAAATGGGTCGTTTCAGGAAACCTTTCTATAGTTTTGACCTTTCCTCCGAGTCTTATTTCAGCGTTGGACTCAGCAAGCTTTGCGATATCGCTCGGAGAATAGAAAAACGAGATACTACTCCCGAGACTGAACAAAATAGAAAAGACTACGCCCAGACAAAGCAATAAGCCTGATAGTAGGAGTGTTAGTCTTTTCCATTTAGATAGGCGCATATCACACTCTTTCTATCTGGATCTCTATCAAGGGAATCTTATTTTTATAGATCAAAGAATTGCGCACAATTTTCCGAGTTGCTTTGGTAATGGTCTTGAAATCTACATTCCTCTCAGACCTCAAATCCTTCTCTATTGCAACCAATGCATTTTCTTTCCAACCACCGGTTTCGCTGTAACCAAACGTCGCTATACTCGGTCTTCTTATAAGCCTCATCTTCTTGTTCATAATCAGAACTACGAGGATCATGCCAGCTGACTGCAATTTTTTCCGAGTCTTTATAAGGTGACTATCAGGATGCTGTAGTTCCTCGTTATCAACACACCAGAATCCCACATCAGTTTTGCCGATTTTTTGTGCACCTCCAGCCTTGGAAATTTCGATAATATCCCCATCAGCCGCGACTAGAGAATTTTTGACTCCACACTTCTCAGCGAATTTCGCGTG
This genomic window contains:
- the rpsU gene encoding 30S ribosomal protein S21, whose amino-acid sequence is MGQVFMVHHGDVEQALRRLKQHLSREGVTPGRKRVFEKPSEKRHRRAVEIKRKIRKQRMRATQ
- the tolB gene encoding Tol-Pal system beta propeller repeat protein TolB — encoded protein: MRLVLFVVILLTVSSAHATLKIDINRGNASKIKLILVQCTQEDHNKGSIIANIVAADLASTGFLDVQPNTEIKCNANASISNFGTLRDTDNLILSLAVSLSEDGKLTVKYRAIDTSIRKQILGKLLESNAQNHRKVAHSIADSIYTKLTGDVGYFNTSIAHTSEIDGKKRLAIMDQDGANLRFITDGRFLVLTPRFSPDGSKIVYMSYSKLQGKVFIKDLEKRKDTMVGNFKGVVSAPRFSPDGKSVILATSNGANTDIHRVYLHNNVQKKLTVHSAINTSPSYSPDQTRIVFTSDRSGSPQLYTMNANGASQKRISFGGGSYTAPVWSPRGDLIAFTTVRNRQFYIGVMKPDGSGERILATGHLVEGPTWAPNGRLIAFTREERSVNGKRSISKIYSIDITGKNERLLPTKHNASDPSWSDEIEY
- a CDS encoding metallophosphoesterase family protein; this translates as MNAIAVTEKYLLILFILFYSSGFAYEFHWFQLMGGNRLWFRLVGEKLSHCPNISIDGEEQQMNEYSQRSDAFPKSCFFELDLSRLPHSVIFDGKEISPTIDTNAVKRIAIIGDTGCRVKSFISQDCEKNWFFQEIVGLVVGHSPDMVIHVGDYIYREKGYQDNWDTWTADFFLPAARLLDSNIPLLLVRGNHEDCRRNGNGWFALLGRENKECQDHEQPYAIDINGRRLAVIDSTYEKNLLTDLEEINATTDTKRTWILTHKPIIFRNKAHIPVGYIEFAKKLKKEIELFISGHIHVAQFLKFNGRVQLISGNGGALLSYGMAPHSRESQLKYGFAIIDFLDDRVKITSYDRFNNEMMSMYLPVNN
- a CDS encoding bifunctional 5,10-methylenetetrahydrofolate dehydrogenase/5,10-methenyltetrahydrofolate cyclohydrolase gives rise to the protein MTRIIDGAGIAAEICSLIEEGISTLKADFDLVPRLRVIIVGNNPASQIYVRNKQKKAESVGIDAKTIALPEDTSESELVALIHQLNDDEKVNGILLQLPIPKHIDANKVIPSIRPDKDVDGFHPQNIGKLVLGKDAPLKPCTPTASIYLIKTVLGNDLKGLDAVVIGRSNIVGKPMATLLLHEDCTVTITHSKTKDIQEKTMHADIVVAAVGIPRFVKGNFIKSGATVIDVGINKVDAEVVGDVDFQEVSGKAGFITPVPKGVGPMTIAFLMLNTVVAACMQNAIDYERIVKLDF
- a CDS encoding cytochrome c maturation protein CcmE, encoding MRLSKWKRLTLLLSGLLLCLGVVFSILFSLGSSISFFYSPSDIAKLAESNAEIRLGGKVKTIERFPETTHFIISDDSADLKVIYVGLSPALMREGIDVVVVGKLKDHIMYAKQILIKHDERYYPPENMRSMTEDADS
- the hemA gene encoding 5-aminolevulinate synthase produces the protein MSKYSAVFNQALDTIKKEKRYREFVNLARISGEFPYAINEETNERIVLWCSNDYLGMGQNFTVCDSMKETIDRMGAGAGGTRNISGNNKEVVLLEQEIAKLHHKEAALSFVCGYVANLASISTLTSLMEDCIAFSDQYNHSSIIEGIKSSRCEKRIFHHNDLKHLEELLSQAPQHTYKIIIFESVYSMDGDIAPIEGICDLAEKYGALTYIDEVHAVGMYGKHGAGISEELGLTDRIDIIQGTLAKAYGVIGGYVAAKANIIDVIRSHASGFIFTTALPPVIAAAGRSSIRHLYNSDIERKKQRENVGKLKILLKQNNIKFLESPTHIVPIIIGNPEQCKLASKRLLEEFKIFIQYINYPTVPRGTERLRITPTPQHTDKMMEELVLALKEVLNRTIH